Part of the Bacillota bacterium genome is shown below.
TTATTCTGTCATCCTGAGCATGTCATCCTGAGCGAAGGCGAAGGATCTTAAACAATACTTCCTCGCTGGAGCCAAGCAACTGAAGATGACAACGAAGCAGGGCTTGGAGTACGGGGGTTAGATGTTGATTGATTAAGGAGCCAGTTGGATTAAGTAGAGGGGGCTGTCCGGACATTGCTAAAAGTACTAGCAGTACTGGCGATTATGGCATTAATACTCGCTATCCAGCTACCCCTTCTCCTTAAGGAAAAGCAATGGGGGGAGCTAGCAGCTTTCTTACCGCTGTGGTTAGTGGCTACAGTGTACGCATCATTAGTAGCCCTGAATATACCTATCCTCAATCCCACCGAGATTCTGATATCTGTGTTGGGGGGAAAGTAGAGCCATCTGAGCATAAATAAACAGGCCCTAACCTACCTTAAAACTTTCCTTGGTCAGGGCCAGAGCTAGGAACATAACCACTACTCTGCTTTGTATTGATAAACAGGGACCTGCAGAATGCGCTTCGGTTTCGATGGGGCTTTGTTTCGCATCTTATCTAGTTCAATGCTAGTGTCGGCATCAAAGTACTGCTCGCCGCAATCGTTGCACACCCAGGCCGGCACGTTTTCAACAATGGCAAAGGTATCGCCCCACCAGTTTTCTACGCTAACGGTATGCTTTTCCACTTTTCCGCCGCAGAGCCGACATTTACTTAGGGTCATTGTCTCTAGCCCTCCTTGTTCTTTCATCCACCCAGCGAGGGAGCTTTGGGCAACGGATGTGATGTTGCTGGTACTGCTTGCACTTACTTTTAGACACCTTTCAGTGATAATCCGATACGGTTGCGTTCCGGCTCTACCGATAGCACTCGCACT
Proteins encoded:
- a CDS encoding type II toxin-antitoxin system MqsA family antitoxin, whose translation is MTLSKCRLCGGKVEKHTVSVENWWGDTFAIVENVPAWVCNDCGEQYFDADTSIELDKMRNKAPSKPKRILQVPVYQYKAE